A stretch of DNA from Rickettsia hoogstraalii:
AATTATTTGAATATCATAAATCACATTTAGTACCTTTCGGTGAGTATATGCCTCTTAAAAAGATACTACCGTTTAAAAAATTAACTCACGGTTTAATTGATTATAAAGAAGGAGATGGAGGGCTTGTTTATCTTGAAAAATATAATCTTAAAATTAAACCTTTAATTTGTTATGAATCTATTTTTCCTGATTTTGTACGGACGAATAATGAAATAGCCGATGTAATAATTAATATTACAAATGATGCGTGGTATGGTAAATCAAGCGGTCCATATCAGCATTTTCATATTAGTAGAAGTAGAGCCGTAGAGAACGGTTTACCTATGATTAGAGTAGCAAATAACGGTATTTCAGCTATAGTAGATCCTTTTGGTAGAACAACAAAAAAACTAAATCTAAATGAAATAAATTATACTCAAGGTTTAATTCCTAAAAAACTAACCTCTCCTACTATATTCTCGCAATTTGGTAATTTTACTATTCTATTACTCATCGTTTTTATACTTTTAATTAATTATTTATTAGTCTTGATTCTTGATAACTAAAGGGTTTTAGCATTATTATATTAAATTTTTAATAAAGTTGCTTGATTAAATATAAAGTAATATACTACATTTAAAGTTGAATAGACTTTATTAATAATTAAAGCTTATTGTTAAAATGAATGATTCAATAAAACATCCGGACAAACTCGCAAGTGAACGTTTAAAAGAACGACGTCTTGCTGTAGGTATTAGCCAAAAAGAATTAGGGCAAGCTTTAGATATTAGTACTCTCCAAGTTAAAAAATATGAAGAAGGTTTAAGTAATATACCTATAAGTAGGTTATATGTTTTTGCAAAAGTTTTAAATACGCCTTTAAAGTATTTCTTTAATAGTTTTGAAGAAGAAAAGTTAAAAACTGACGATGAAAATACTTCTAATAATAAAATTGAATATCTATTCAAAGAAATAGAAAGTGATTTCTTAAATAATATTGCTGAAGAAGAAGGGCAATATGAAAATGACGTCTCTTTTGATTATAAAGAATTATCAAGGACTATGGAAAGAGAACTTTTATCTTTAACTAGAGCATTTACTAGAGTACAAAATCCAAATATTAGAAAAATAATAATTGACCTTGTCAGATCAGTATCTATACCTTGTGAATAATATTAAATTTTCATTGACTTAGCATTGCTAAAGTATTAATTTTTGTTAAGATTGATGATCGTTATGATACCGGTTTAACAGGTGAAGAGCCACTAGTAAGCTGGACTGCAGGTCAAGATGTTCTATCGCAATTAATAGGGCAAACGGTATTAGAACAAACAGGAAATACAGAGTTTAAGAAATGAATTTCTTTTTCATTTTGCAAGCCTTGCTGCATAAGTACTGAATCGTCATTGCGAGCGGGCATTGCCTGCGTGGATATCTGAACCGTCATTGCAAGGAGCGAAGCGACGCGGCAATCCAGAAAAAATAATAAAAAAATTCTGTAAATCAGAATTTTTAACTGGATTACTTCGTAATTTCCTTGCAATGACGGGAAAACCGGTCCACGCAACAATGCCTTGCGAGGAGCGGTAAAACCCACTGTGTCACCTAGTTCGCTTGACCACGTGGTCCATAAAAACAATAAAAATACTAATAATTTTAGTATTTTTAACTAGATCCCGTGGTCAAGCCCATAGTACCGGACATTTTTTTAAAGATCTCGATGTCATCCTAGCTAAAAGCGGGGATCCAGACTAAAAAATCTTTAATTTTAAAGATTTTTTATTACATAGTTTTTTTTAAGCTTTACTTTACTGGATTCTCGCCTACGCGGGAATGACCTAGAACAAAAACTGTCTCGGTACTATAAGGTCAAGCCACGGGATGACAGAGGTACAATCGATCCACGCAGCAACTTTATGTAATAATAACTTTTCGCAGAAGCGGTAATAACACCGAGGTATAGGCTATCTCAGGCAATTCTTTTAGGTAATACTATTTATTGGTTATTGACATAATCTTAAAATGGTGCTAAACATTAAAAATTAAGAGACCATCTGTAAATAAGTTTAATTAGTAGTTAAAGAGCTTTTTTAGCAAAAATTGATAAGATTTTTGAAAGAATATTATTTGTATTTCAAAAAAATCTTACTATTTGCAGCAAAAAATAATTTAATTAGCCTTAAAATTTATTTACAGATAGCCTCTAAGGTAGAGCTTTCTTGACTATTTAGCTTCTAGTCAAAGAAAGATAAGTTTTTTATCTTTACTTTATATTTCTACAGTTAAAAATATTTATGATATCTTTAAAGGTTAATAGTTTAATACAAAATTGGCGTTGGCGTAGATAATTTTTTGCGTTTATATGTTTGCTATATGCAAATTTAGATTTTGATTATTAAATTATAACTTATGACAGGATATTAAAATGTTTATCTCTAATATTTTTCAAAAATTCTTTTCTTTTTGTTTTATTTATCACAGCTGCAATTTATGCGGGTCAAAAAAAAGTAGCAATTATTGTTCCGCTTGAACATGCTGCAATGACCGAGATTATATTGGGAATTAAAGAGTCGCTAAAAGATATAGATGCAGAAATTATAGTTAAAAATGCTCATGCTGATTCTAATATTTTACTTGCTATTATAAAGCAAATAAAAGATCAGGATATTGATGTAATAATTCCAATAGGCACGACAGTCAGCCAAACTGTTATTTCTCATATAACAAATAAACCGATTGTTTGTGCTGCTGCTATGATTAACAGTAAAAACCTACCTTTAGTTACCGGTGTTAACGATGAGATAAAAATCACCGACACCATTAGTAAATTACCTTTTTTACAGAATATCACTTTAATTTATAGCAGTAGCAAGAAAGTTATACCTGAAGTAGAAATGTTAAAATTATATACTGGAAAAAACAATATTTCTCTGCACACGGTAATGATACAAAATTTAAATGATATGCCGGTCGCTGTAAAAAATGCTCCTGAAAATACGCAGAGTTTTGTAATTCTGAAAGATCATTTGGTAGTTAGCGGAATTAATATTTTAAAGCAAGAAGCATTTAAACGCCGTATTCCTATCATTGCTTCCGATGAAGGGTCAGTAATTAGCGGGGCAACTATTGCCGTAGGAGTGCAAGAAAAGCAAATAGGCGTAGAAGCGGGGTTAATGGCAAAAAAAATCTTGCAAGGAATAGCACCAAAAGATATTCTGTTTGGGGATATGCAAGACTTAACTTTGTTTATTAATCTTCAATCTCTATCAAAGCAAGATATTCTAACTAAAGAAAATTTATCCGTACTTCCTTTCGCTCATAAAGAACTCGAAGAGTAGTATACTAAGATAGAACTTCAAAAATTGGCTACGTCGTTCTGCAAGTACTACGGTACTCACGTATTAAGTAACGGCTTCCGTTCCTCGTCTTGTGAACCGATTACTCTTTTTGAAGTTGATCTTCGTATACTGTTTTTCATTAAATATAAAGTATAATAATATGAACATTTTAGTTACTGCTCTTGAGCAATCCTTAATAATGTTGCCGCTTATTTTAGGGATGTATATAATATCGAATCTTGAAAATTACCGATCTTACCGTAGACGGTACTTATGTACTAGGAGCTGCCGTATTTGCCCGCAGCCTTTCGTTTGGGTTATTTCTTGCATTAATATTTGCCGTAATAGCAGGAGGAATTATCGGCAGCATAGTTAGTTTTATGCAGAAGAATAACCGCATTAACGGGCTTATAGCCGGAATACTTGCAAGTTTTATGCTTTATTCCGTTAACTTGCAAATTATGCAGCGTCCTAATATATCGGTTCTTGGTATGCCGACTCTGCTATCTATATTAGATCTCGAAAATTGGTTAGTGCCTTTAATAATAATTAATTGTCTTATTATATTTGCTGTTATAATTTTATTGAAAGGTAAGCTCGGTTTATTCCTTCGAGCTTTTGGTTTTAATAAAGATTTATTGATTAATTTAGGAAAACCTGCCGAGCTTTATCGCATGCTTGGTCTTAGCATAAGCAACTGCCTAGCTGCTTTAACAGGTACTTTATCGGCACAAATAAACGGTTTTGCCGATATTAATATGGGTTTTGGAGTGGCATTAGTTGGTATCGGTGCGATTGTTATAGGGCGGTATATTTTTTAATCCATGCTAATAATTTTAATGCGTTTAAAAGTAAAATAATATACCTATAAAAAGAGATATTTTCTTGTTTTATAGGTATATTATTTTACTTTATTGCTTTGAGCGTTTTACTCCGAATTGGCATCGATCCTATAAACCTTAAGCTTATTTTAGGGATAGTATTGTTTATTTCGCTCAGTACGGTGGGTAAGAAATAATACTTGTAATGTCATTCCCGTGTGGCATTGCCCGCGTGGATACCTGAACCGTCATTGCGAGGAGCGAAGCGACGTGGCAATCTAGAAAAATAATAAAAAAATGCTATGCATTTTTAACTGGATTACTTCGTCAATTACTTCGTAATTTTCCTCGCAATGACGGAAAAAACGAGTACATTTTCGATTAAAAAGACAAAATTATGAAACCTTATTTATATGCAGAAAAAATAGAGTGCAGAAAAAATAGAGTTCAAAGTTAAGGAAAGAACCACGCCTATAATTACGGAAACTACTCTAAATATTGCTAAAGAAGAGTTTGTTGTAATACTCGGGGCTAACGGTAGCGGTAAGTCTACTTTAGCTAAAATACTTGCCGGTTATTTAAAGCCGACTAGCGGGAAAGTATTTTTAGATCAAATCAGAATCGATAAAATACCTAAAGGTCAGAAAGCTCGTACGCTGGTTACATTAACGCAAAAGGCTGAAGAGAGGCTGTTTACCGAGCTAATGCTTGAGGAAAATATTATTCTGTGGGAAAGTAGATTCCCTAGTAATGAACGGTTAACTTCTAGCGAGGTGCTAGAGCTTACAGGTTCGCCTAAACGCTTTGGGTCTTTACTTTCACAGTCGCTCAGTAAATTTTCCGGCGGCGAAAAGCAGATTATACTGCTGGCACTTAGTATAGCTCATCCGCCTAAAATATTATTTCTAGATGAACATACTGCAAATTTAGACCCGAAAGCTTCGCATGCAGTGATGAAAAAAACAGCAGAAATTATAGAGAAACATAAGATAACTTCCGTTATGATCACGCATAATTTGGAAGATGCCGTAAATTACGGCAAAAGGATTATAGTCTTAGATAGTGGTAAGGTAGTACTAGACTACTTAAAACCACCGAATTTTTCTTTAAAAGAGTTGAAAGAGATGTTAAATTAGAAGTGAATATCTGATGTATTGATCGAAAAACCTACTCGATGTCATTCCCGCGTGGCATTGTTGCGTGGATACTGAAGGTCGTCATTGCGAGGAGCGAAGCGACGCGGCAATCCAGGAAATAATTAAAAAAATTCTGTAAATCAGAATTTTTTACTGGATTGCTTCGTCAATTACTTCGTAATTTCCTCGCAATGACGGATAAACAGGTCCACGCAACAATGCCTTCCCGCGTAGGCGGGAATCCAGAAAAAAGTATAAATACAGCAAATTTTTGAAATTAAAAGCTCGATAGCTTCTATATTTCCATCAAGTACTGAAGAATATAAAGGAGTAAAACCGTGATCGTTCTTTATTTCTAAGTCAATATTAGCAGCATTTTGAAGTAAAAATTCCATTTTATCTATAGAATTAGATAATACGAGTTTATATAAAATCGTTTGTCCGTAATTATCCTGAATATTAGGACTAGCATTATATTCAAGTAATAATTTAGCTCTTTTTAAGTCTCCCAAAAATAATGCATGAAATAATGCTGTGTCTCCATACTCATTTTTGTGTTCGTCAATATTGACTTCACTTTTTAATAAAGCTTGAACTTCACTAAGATCGCCATAAGCTAGTTTTGTAAATAAATTGTTGTTATTATCATTTATCATGGTTTTTTCTCTTGTTAAAATTAGTTAAAATAATTATTTTCATATAATTTTTATATCATTCTTAATTTTTTAAGAATGATATAAAAATAATGAAGTGATATTATACACAATATTTTTAATCTTTGCAAGTTAATAGTTAATTTTTTAATTACTTATTAGATTTTGGATAAAACCAAACTAGGAGTAAACAGATTAGAAGACCGATATTTAAGAGTAGATTATACTCTGTCATAGAAATACCGAAGATTTTGATTGCGGGTTTCGTGCAGGAAGTGATTGGCTGAGAGTAGAACATTTGCTTGATATGTTGTATAGACAAGCCTTTCGGGATACGGATCATCGATGAGCAAAGAGCGCTTGGTTGTACTATCCCTCTTTCTACGAAGCTATGATATGTTGATAATATGCAAGAGCTAAGGATAGTTAGGAGAATGAATATTAAAGTATATTTGCTTAATTGTCTGATGATTAAAGCAGTTAAGCAAATTTTGATTAGCGTTAAATAGGGAAACCTTTCGTAAACGCATAAAGGGCAGGGTGTATAATGGAATATATATTCAGCAATATAAGCGGTAGCAAGTGCTATTATAGAAATTGCAATTAGTCCTAAATGTAGAACTTTATAGCTATCTTTTCTGATGTAATTTATAATAGTAGTAAATGGCATGGTTTTTGAGGTTTTTGATTCTTTTTTAAATGTCATTGCGAGGAGAGGCAAAGCCTCGACGCGGCAATCTCAGGAAGTTTGACGAGATTGCAGCAAAGCTTCGCTCCTCGCAATGACGTTAATTTGATATTTTACAAATAAATAAATTTAGTATATTGTCACTGATTATTAATTAAAGTGCAAGAAAAATAAATGTCAGAAATTTGGGAAGATGCTATTAAGTCAAACGCTTGGCCTTTTGTCGAAGCTAAGAAGATATTAGACAGCTTAAACGGTAAAGCTCCTGAAAAAAATTATGTATTATTTGAAACGGGTTATGGTCCTTCAGGTTTACCTCATATCGGTACTTTTGGTGAGAATGCTCGTATGGTGATGGTGCAGAAAGCGTTTGAGCAATTGTCCGATATTCCTACTAAGCTAATTTGCTTTTCTGATGATATGGACGGACTTCGTAAAGTTCCTAGTAATATCCCAAATCCTGAAATGGTAGCACAATATATGGATATGCCGCTTACTTCTATCCCTGATCCGTTCGGTGAATGTGAAAGTTATGGGCATTATATGAATGCAAAGCTTCGCTCATTTCTTGATAAATTCGGCTTTGAGTATAAATTTTATAGCAGTACTAACTGTTATAAGGCGGGTATGTTTGATGAAATGCTGATAAGAGTGCTAGAGAAATATGACGAAATAATGGAGCTGATGCTACCGACTTTTAGAGAAGAGCGAAAGGCTACCTATTCACCTTTCATGCCTATATGCCCGAAAACAGGTAAGGTACTGCAAGTACCTATAGAGAAATGGGATGCTAAAGCAGGTACTGTTACGTATAAAGACGAGGACGGTAATTATGTAGAAGTACCGGTAACGGGAGGGCATTGTAAATTACAGTGGAAGCCGGATTTTGGTATGCGTTGGGCTGCTCTTAAAGTCGATTATGAAATGTACGGCAAAGACCATCTAGCAAATGCTCGACTTTATTCAGAAATTTGCCGAATCCTAGGAGGCAAGCCGCCGGTGCAGCTATGTTATGAGCTATTTTTAGATGAAAACGGTGAGAAAATATCAAAATCAAAAGGTAATAGTATTAGCGTCGATGATTGGCTTAAATATGCTCCCGTTGAAAGTATAGCATTATTTATGTACCAAAATCCGACTAGAGCTAAGCGTTTGTTTTTTGATGTAATACCTAAAAATGTTGATGAATATATTACTTTTAATCAGAAATATCATTTAGAAGAGGATAGGGCAAAGCGTTTTGCAAATCCAGTTTATCACATACATCACGGGAATGTACCAAAAATTGAGACTTTTGGTATTACCTATGCGTTGCTTTTAAATCTTACTTCTGTGTGTAATCCTTCCGATAAATCGGTACTTTGGGGATTTATTAGCAAATATGAGCCAAAAGCAACTCCAAAGACTAGTCCTTATCTTGACCACTTAGCAGAATTTGCTATAAGATATTATAATGACTTTATTAAAGCACATAAATCATATTTAGCTCCTTCTGAAAAGCATAAGGTTATTTTACAAGATATATTAGACATGTTATCTAGCATATCTGATCAAACAGAGGCGGAAAGTATTCAGAAAGCAATATATGATATAGGAATGAAAGCAGGATATGAAAATCTGCGTGATTACTTTAAAGATTTATATCAGATATTGCTAGGACAGAATGAAGGTCCAAGACTTGGGACTTTCATAAAGCTTTACGGGGTGCAGGAAATGAAGAAGCTGGTTGAAGGAAAGTTGTAGGGTAAAGGGCTTTAAAATCGTCATTGCGAGCGACTGCAAGGAGCGTGGCAATCTCAGGATATTTGACGAGATTGCCGTGTCGCTTCGCTCCTCGCAATGACGTTAAAATAAAAACTATTAACAAATGAATGAAATTTTTTGTAGTACGTTACCTATTTTTTTAATTACGCTTCTTGGTAGTATTATCAAAAATAAATGGTTAACTTCAGAAGAATTTTGGCGTGATATTGAGAAATTATCGTATTTTGTACTATTTCCTGCCATGCTGTTTAATTACGTATCTACTGCCGACTTAAGCGTTGCATCGATAATTAAGTTAGTAGTGGCTCTTATTATTTCCACTATCCTTGTATCAATTGGTCTTATAATTTACCAAAAAAAATACAACATAGATAAAATCCAATTTACTTCCATTTTTCAAGGATCAATTCGTTATAATAGCTACATTTTTTTTGGAGTAAGTAGCCCTCTGCTTGGTCCTAGTGGGCTTTCTATTGTCGCCGTTATTTCTTCTTATATGATTATTTTTACCAATATTTTATCGGTAATGATTTTCGCTTATTATATCCCTAATAAATCCGTTACTAATACTATTAGAACTAGTTTTGTTTTAATGATGAAATTAATTGTGCGTAACCCGTTAATTATCGCAAGTTTAGTAGGGTTCGTTTTTAATTACTCAAATCTTGAATTACATTTAGGGCTTAAGAAAACACTAGATAGTCTTTCTAATGCTGCTTTAGCTATTGGTATGTTAAATGTTGGAGCAGGGCTTAATTTTACTATTAGGCGAGAGCTTTTACACAATGTAATGTTTACAAGCTTTATTAAATTAGTTGCATTTCCTCTAGTTAGCGTAATAGTATTATGGTTAATGTCAATTGAGGGGATAGATAGATCGGTAGGAATATTATATAGCTGTCTTCCATGTGCAAGTACGGCTTATATTCTATCTCGTCAGCTTGACGGTGATCCTGATTCTATGGCGTCGATTATAACATTTACTACTTTTTTCTCAGTGGTTACTATATCAATTATTATGTATATAATGGGGTGAATTTACCACGTCATTGCGAGGAGCGAAGCGACGTGGCAATCTCGTTAAACCTCCTGAGATTGCTTCGTCGAATTACTACGTAATTCTTCTCGCAATGACGAAAAACCAAAACAAACAAAACAGGAATTTCTAAAATGGATGAAATGAATAAAATAAATTATGCTGAAGCCCTTGAATATCATGAAAAAGATAAACCGGGTAAAATCACTATTTCTGCAACAAAGTCTTTAGTTACTCAGCAAGATTTATCGCTTGCGTATTCACCGGGTGTAGCTGCTCCTTGCCTTGAAATTGCTAAAAATTTAGAGGATGTATATAAATATACCGCCCGCGGTAATTTAGTTGCCGTAATCTCTAACGGTACTGCCGTACTTGGGCTTGGTAATTTAGGAGCGGCTGCTTCA
This window harbors:
- a CDS encoding helix-turn-helix domain-containing protein, producing MNDSIKHPDKLASERLKERRLAVGISQKELGQALDISTLQVKKYEEGLSNIPISRLYVFAKVLNTPLKYFFNSFEEEKLKTDDENTSNNKIEYLFKEIESDFLNNIAEEEGQYENDVSFDYKELSRTMERELLSLTRAFTRVQNPNIRKIIIDLVRSVSIPCE
- a CDS encoding ATP-binding cassette domain-containing protein; its protein translation is MEFKVKERTTPIITETTLNIAKEEFVVILGANGSGKSTLAKILAGYLKPTSGKVFLDQIRIDKIPKGQKARTLVTLTQKAEERLFTELMLEENIILWESRFPSNERLTSSEVLELTGSPKRFGSLLSQSLSKFSGGEKQIILLALSIAHPPKILFLDEHTANLDPKASHAVMKKTAEIIEKHKITSVMITHNLEDAVNYGKRIIVLDSGKVVLDYLKPPNFSLKELKEMLN
- a CDS encoding ankyrin repeat domain-containing protein; this translates as MINDNNNNLFTKLAYGDLSEVQALLKSEVNIDEHKNEYGDTALFHALFLGDLKRAKLLLEYNASPNIQDNYGQTILYKLVLSNSIDKMEFLLQNAANIDLEIKNDHGFTPLYSSVLDGNIEAIELLISKICCIYTFFWIPAYAGRHCCVDLFIRHCEEITK
- a CDS encoding disulfide bond formation protein B, whose protein sequence is MPFTTIINYIRKDSYKVLHLGLIAISIIALATAYIAEYIFHYTPCPLCVYERFPYLTLIKICLTALIIRQLSKYTLIFILLTILSSCILSTYHSFVERGIVQPSALCSSMIRIPKGLSIQHIKQMFYSQPITSCTKPAIKIFGISMTEYNLLLNIGLLICLLLVWFYPKSNK
- a CDS encoding lysine--tRNA ligase — its product is MSEIWEDAIKSNAWPFVEAKKILDSLNGKAPEKNYVLFETGYGPSGLPHIGTFGENARMVMVQKAFEQLSDIPTKLICFSDDMDGLRKVPSNIPNPEMVAQYMDMPLTSIPDPFGECESYGHYMNAKLRSFLDKFGFEYKFYSSTNCYKAGMFDEMLIRVLEKYDEIMELMLPTFREERKATYSPFMPICPKTGKVLQVPIEKWDAKAGTVTYKDEDGNYVEVPVTGGHCKLQWKPDFGMRWAALKVDYEMYGKDHLANARLYSEICRILGGKPPVQLCYELFLDENGEKISKSKGNSISVDDWLKYAPVESIALFMYQNPTRAKRLFFDVIPKNVDEYITFNQKYHLEEDRAKRFANPVYHIHHGNVPKIETFGITYALLLNLTSVCNPSDKSVLWGFISKYEPKATPKTSPYLDHLAEFAIRYYNDFIKAHKSYLAPSEKHKVILQDILDMLSSISDQTEAESIQKAIYDIGMKAGYENLRDYFKDLYQILLGQNEGPRLGTFIKLYGVQEMKKLVEGKL
- a CDS encoding AEC family transporter, with translation MNEIFCSTLPIFLITLLGSIIKNKWLTSEEFWRDIEKLSYFVLFPAMLFNYVSTADLSVASIIKLVVALIISTILVSIGLIIYQKKYNIDKIQFTSIFQGSIRYNSYIFFGVSSPLLGPSGLSIVAVISSYMIIFTNILSVMIFAYYIPNKSVTNTIRTSFVLMMKLIVRNPLIIASLVGFVFNYSNLELHLGLKKTLDSLSNAALAIGMLNVGAGLNFTIRRELLHNVMFTSFIKLVAFPLVSVIVLWLMSIEGIDRSVGILYSCLPCASTAYILSRQLDGDPDSMASIITFTTFFSVVTISIIMYIMG